In one Mycoplasmopsis canis PG 14 genomic region, the following are encoded:
- a CDS encoding 5'-3' exonuclease gives MNNKKSLVIDGNYMMFQSFYATYRGDISSILKTSKGIPTNAVSVFLSQLVKLIKFINPDNLMIAFDANSKTKRHEIFPEYKSGRTKAPVEIFEQFDIIKKLLSLLNIKWIEKAGDEADDIIGTYCKKMIGKKFIFSSDKDLLQLVDEDTSYIVKKGIEISLIDNDNFHSIYEINPSQITTYKGLKGDSSDNLPGVKGIGDKTAIKLINTYGYFENIYKNLDEGTLKETKGTLEKLIKGRSEGFLSYELSKINTNVLELPLENDFYQINLNYDDAKSYIKELELQKFEKDLINLLKKYSK, from the coding sequence ATGAATAATAAAAAAAGTTTGGTAATTGATGGAAACTATATGATGTTCCAATCATTTTATGCAACATATAGAGGTGATATAAGTTCAATATTAAAAACTTCAAAAGGAATTCCAACAAATGCAGTTTCGGTTTTTTTGTCACAACTAGTTAAATTAATTAAATTTATAAATCCTGATAATTTAATGATTGCCTTTGATGCTAATTCAAAAACTAAAAGACATGAAATATTTCCGGAGTATAAATCTGGAAGAACTAAAGCACCAGTAGAGATTTTTGAACAATTTGACATAATAAAAAAACTGCTTAGCTTATTAAATATAAAATGGATTGAAAAAGCTGGGGATGAAGCAGATGATATAATCGGGACTTATTGCAAGAAAATGATTGGGAAAAAATTTATTTTTTCATCTGATAAAGATCTCTTGCAACTTGTTGATGAAGACACTTCATATATTGTAAAAAAAGGTATTGAAATATCATTAATTGATAATGATAATTTTCACAGTATTTATGAAATAAATCCTAGTCAGATAACTACTTATAAAGGTTTAAAAGGTGATTCAAGCGATAACTTACCTGGAGTCAAAGGGATTGGTGATAAAACTGCTATAAAATTAATAAATACATATGGTTATTTTGAAAATATTTATAAAAATTTAGACGAAGGAACTTTAAAAGAAACAAAAGGAACTCTAGAAAAACTAATTAAAGGTAGAAGTGAAGGTTTTTTATCTTATGAATTATCAAAAATTAACACAAACGTTTTAGAGTTACCGCTTGAAAATGATTTTTATCAAATAAACTTAAATTATGATGACGCAAAATCATATATAAAAGAGTTAGAATTACAAAAATTTGAAAAAGACTTAATAAATCTTTTAAAGAAATATAGCAAATAA
- a CDS encoding nucleoside/nucleotide kinase family protein, giving the protein MIAIVGKISAGKTTLLNWLADKGHKTLEVDKFVINLYKDASFVEYVKNNLDYDLITNNYVDKEKIKKWIIEDSSNLNLIGFIVEKFLFHHLKNSDYHFVEFPTIFKASEKTLNLFTKIWNVEIDENLRKNYMWKKYGDNSIIKILDSENNYNWGLKDQLHNLKIVNISSLNIDILYENEKYNCNCSIKI; this is encoded by the coding sequence ATGATAGCCATTGTAGGAAAGATATCAGCTGGTAAAACAACATTGCTGAATTGACTTGCTGACAAAGGGCACAAAACTTTAGAAGTAGATAAATTTGTTATTAATCTTTATAAAGATGCAAGTTTCGTTGAGTATGTCAAAAATAACTTAGATTATGATTTAATCACAAACAACTATGTTGACAAAGAAAAAATTAAAAAATGAATTATAGAAGACTCAAGTAATCTTAATTTAATAGGGTTTATAGTAGAAAAATTTCTTTTTCACCACTTAAAAAACAGTGATTATCATTTTGTTGAGTTTCCAACAATTTTTAAAGCATCAGAAAAAACCTTAAATTTATTTACAAAAATTTGAAATGTGGAAATAGATGAAAATTTAAGAAAAAATTATATGTGAAAAAAGTATGGGGATAACTCAATAATAAAAATACTAGATAGTGAAAATAACTATAATTGGGGATTAAAAGATCAGTTACACAACTTAAAAATTGTGAATATCTCAAGTTTAAATATAGACATTTTATATGAAAATGAAAAATATAATTGTAATTGCTCAATAAAAATTTAA
- a CDS encoding replication initiation and membrane attachment family protein — protein MKQYLEFEHFAITRNDIISSDDLTNLRKLYGPIVGGLGILLYEYLIDLSRNSDFVEVPFNFSSLNLFLNSHEHELNKSREELEALGLINTYKDDSKALTIFELQRPLSSNEIAKNPFISKLLTKKVGKTNYDKLIKVNNLFKKSTNLFGFKEISANFFNIFSNTLKDNDDVLKTFYLEEGSKEIAKPELKVIAKTKMIYTPLAIGNIKYSNVYQAILNLDNISFLKQILNKSELNEEENMIAVWSKSIKDQKALNMIIFYSVKRKNTENWFKYVNSLISEVLSKNISNFDDVEKYLDGKFKSNIRTKSIYDEKVLLKSSYLSNLKND, from the coding sequence ATGAAACAATATTTAGAATTCGAGCATTTTGCAATCACAAGAAATGACATTATATCAAGCGATGATCTTACAAACTTGAGAAAATTATACGGGCCTATAGTTGGTGGTCTAGGTATTTTGTTATACGAGTATTTGATTGATCTTTCAAGAAATTCTGATTTTGTTGAAGTTCCTTTTAATTTTTCTTCATTAAATTTATTTCTGAATTCACATGAACATGAATTAAATAAAAGTCGTGAAGAATTGGAAGCTCTAGGATTGATCAACACTTATAAAGACGATTCAAAAGCTTTAACAATATTTGAGTTGCAAAGACCATTAAGTTCTAATGAAATAGCTAAAAATCCTTTTATTTCTAAATTACTAACTAAGAAAGTTGGTAAAACAAATTATGATAAATTGATAAAAGTTAACAATTTATTTAAGAAGAGTACTAATTTATTTGGTTTTAAAGAAATTTCTGCTAATTTCTTTAACATTTTTAGTAACACACTAAAAGATAATGATGATGTTTTAAAAACTTTTTATTTAGAAGAAGGAAGCAAAGAAATTGCGAAACCTGAATTGAAAGTTATTGCTAAAACAAAAATGATTTATACTCCGCTTGCTATTGGGAACATAAAATATTCAAATGTTTATCAAGCTATTTTAAACTTAGACAATATATCATTCTTGAAGCAAATATTGAATAAAAGCGAACTAAACGAAGAAGAAAACATGATTGCCGTTTGATCAAAGAGTATAAAAGATCAAAAAGCACTTAATATGATAATATTCTATAGTGTTAAAAGAAAGAATACTGAAAACTGATTCAAATATGTAAATAGTTTAATTTCAGAAGTTCTTTCAAAAAATATTTCTAATTTTGATGATGTTGAGAAATATCTTGATGGAAAATTTAAAAGCAATATTAGAACTAAATCTATTTATGACGAAAAAGTTTTATTGAAATCTTCATACTTATCAAATTTAAAAAATGATTAG
- the fmt gene encoding methionyl-tRNA formyltransferase, with protein MNKPKEKIVLVGTPEFSVPVFEEIIRNFNVVAIISQPDKPANRGYKIEPTPTKLLAQKYNIKVFQPDKIGEIYEELKELEYDIMISCAFGQYIPMKVLELAKIASINIHGSLLPKYRGAAPIQYSLLNGDSETGITLIYMTKAMDAGDMIFSERIKISEFDTSDSLFQKISILAKNVISDWINRFIKNDFIAQKQNESAVILSPKLLKEDALLIDSLTTFEAFNKIRAFSSNPGAYIILNGKRVKIYYATRNKVPNSIEIKFADGSLYATDYQYESKKRINLLK; from the coding sequence ATGAATAAACCGAAGGAAAAGATTGTTTTAGTGGGTACCCCAGAATTTTCGGTTCCTGTTTTTGAAGAAATTATAAGAAACTTTAATGTAGTGGCGATTATTTCACAGCCTGATAAACCGGCAAATAGAGGATACAAAATTGAACCAACACCTACTAAATTATTAGCTCAAAAATACAATATAAAAGTTTTTCAACCAGATAAAATAGGTGAGATTTACGAAGAATTAAAAGAGTTAGAGTATGATATTATGATAAGTTGTGCCTTTGGTCAATATATTCCTATGAAGGTGCTTGAATTAGCAAAAATTGCTTCAATAAATATTCATGGCTCATTGCTCCCTAAATATAGAGGAGCCGCCCCAATTCAATACAGTTTATTAAACGGTGATTCTGAAACTGGAATAACATTGATATACATGACTAAAGCCATGGATGCAGGTGATATGATATTTAGTGAAAGGATAAAAATTAGTGAATTCGACACTTCTGATTCATTATTTCAAAAAATATCTATTTTAGCAAAGAATGTTATTTCAGATTGGATTAATAGATTTATAAAAAATGATTTTATAGCTCAAAAACAAAATGAATCTGCAGTGATATTATCTCCTAAATTATTAAAAGAAGATGCATTATTAATTGATTCACTAACCACCTTCGAAGCTTTTAATAAAATAAGGGCATTTTCTTCTAATCCTGGTGCATACATTATTTTAAATGGTAAGAGAGTTAAAATTTATTATGCAACTAGAAATAAAGTTCCCAATTCAATTGAAATAAAGTTTGCTGATGGTTCTTTGTATGCAACTGACTATCAATACGAATCTAAAAAAAGAATTAACTTGCTTAAATAG